The proteins below are encoded in one region of Brachyspira intermedia PWS/A:
- a CDS encoding BMP family lipoprotein, which produces MIKKIMLCVLFIISLFVLSCGQQADKDTNTSEIAVLIDLGPIDDKSFNQGSWEGVKDYAENYGITYKYYRVPDKDIDSYLNTIDLAVRCGAKLIVTPGYMFEPAIYKAQDMYTNVHFILIDGEPQDGTYTDYKTSSNTVAILYSEEEAGFLAGYSIVKEGYTNLGFMGGVAHPAVVRFGYGFVQGADYAAVELKLPKDSVNIKYTYVGNYDPTPENQTLATSWYRNGVQVIFAAAGAAGNSVMSAAENNNGLVIGVDVDQSFESPTVITSAIKLIRESVYNAVASYYNGNFSGGKTTVLGAQVKGIGLPMNTSKFKVFTQDDYNIIYDSLVTKNIKVLKDTDAESVEKLPLNLVKIDYIK; this is translated from the coding sequence ATGATTAAAAAAATTATGTTATGTGTTTTATTTATCATTTCTTTATTTGTGTTATCATGCGGCCAACAAGCAGATAAAGATACAAATACTTCTGAAATAGCTGTACTTATAGATTTAGGGCCTATAGATGATAAATCTTTCAATCAGGGTTCTTGGGAAGGAGTAAAAGATTATGCTGAAAATTACGGCATAACATACAAATATTATAGAGTTCCTGATAAAGATATAGATTCTTATTTGAATACTATAGACCTTGCAGTTAGATGCGGAGCTAAACTTATAGTAACTCCAGGATATATGTTTGAACCTGCAATTTATAAAGCACAGGATATGTATACAAATGTACATTTTATATTGATAGACGGAGAACCTCAGGACGGAACTTATACAGATTATAAAACATCATCTAATACTGTTGCCATTCTTTATTCAGAAGAAGAAGCAGGATTCTTGGCAGGATACTCTATAGTAAAAGAAGGATATACTAATTTAGGATTTATGGGAGGGGTTGCACACCCTGCAGTTGTAAGATTCGGATACGGATTTGTACAAGGTGCTGATTATGCTGCTGTTGAATTAAAATTACCTAAAGATTCTGTAAATATAAAATATACTTATGTAGGTAATTATGATCCTACTCCTGAAAATCAAACTTTAGCAACTTCTTGGTATAGAAACGGAGTTCAGGTAATATTTGCTGCTGCTGGTGCTGCTGGAAATTCTGTTATGAGTGCTGCTGAAAATAATAATGGATTAGTTATAGGGGTTGATGTTGATCAAAGTTTTGAATCTCCTACAGTTATTACATCTGCTATAAAATTGATAAGAGAATCTGTTTATAATGCTGTTGCCTCTTATTATAATGGTAATTTCAGCGGAGGAAAAACTACTGTATTAGGTGCTCAAGTTAAAGGTATAGGGCTGCCTATGAATACATCAAAATTTAAAGTTTTTACACAAGATGATTATAATATAATATATGATTCTCTTGTAACCAAAAATATTAAAGTATTAAAAGATACTGATGCAGAAAGTGTTGAAAAATTACCTTTAAATTTAGTAAAAATTGATTATATAAAATGA
- a CDS encoding ATP-binding protein, producing the protein MSIEYCGNKVEKRLSLKIPSDRLLVPKVSNDFLDFLHSNGVKECDAFQIAFEEALTNAIIHGNNNDYNKNVSMYFYIDDEMIKVIIEDEGDGFDYFSAMICLTESQDNIYKDSGRGIFLISLYTDDFYFENNGRRIVIIKNRS; encoded by the coding sequence ATGAGTATAGAATATTGCGGAAATAAAGTAGAAAAAAGATTGTCCCTAAAAATCCCTAGCGATAGATTATTAGTGCCTAAAGTGTCCAATGATTTTTTAGATTTTTTACATTCTAATGGAGTAAAAGAGTGCGATGCTTTTCAAATAGCTTTTGAGGAAGCTTTAACTAATGCAATCATTCATGGAAATAACAATGATTATAATAAAAATGTAAGTATGTATTTTTATATTGATGATGAAATGATTAAAGTGATAATAGAAGATGAAGGTGATGGATTTGATTATTTTTCTGCTATGATATGTTTAACAGAATCGCAGGATAATATTTATAAAGACAGCGGAAGAGGAATATTTCTCATTTCTTTATATACAGATGATTTTTATTTTGAGAACAATGGAAGAAGAATAGTAATAATTAAAAATAGAAGTTAA
- a CDS encoding nucleoside phosphorylase, translating to MFPKAYYQENENLVHHLKLKKGDVGRYVIMPGDPKRCVKIAKRFDNAKLIADYREYATYTGYINGVKVSTTSHGIGGPSTAIALEELIKVGADTFIRVGTCGGMNIDVLPGDVVIVNGAIKGGGTMDNYIPKEFPCVPNIDVLEAMIEGADKIKTRTHVGVVQCKDAFYAQHAPESMAVDKELLYKWDSYIKAGCLASEMESATLFAVGAAKNVRTGAAMLVLHNQERIKNNINDPKDYTGEEAIDLIIESIKILIEKDKK from the coding sequence ATGTTTCCAAAAGCCTATTATCAAGAAAATGAAAATCTAGTTCATCATTTGAAATTAAAGAAAGGTGATGTCGGAAGATATGTTATTATGCCGGGAGATCCTAAAAGATGCGTGAAAATTGCTAAAAGATTTGATAATGCCAAATTAATAGCTGATTATAGAGAATATGCAACTTATACAGGATATATAAACGGAGTTAAAGTTTCAACTACTTCTCATGGTATAGGAGGCCCTTCAACTGCTATAGCTCTGGAAGAACTTATAAAAGTTGGAGCTGATACATTTATAAGAGTTGGTACTTGCGGAGGTATGAATATTGATGTATTGCCTGGAGATGTTGTTATAGTTAATGGTGCTATAAAAGGCGGCGGTACAATGGATAATTATATACCTAAAGAGTTTCCATGCGTACCTAATATAGATGTGCTTGAAGCTATGATTGAAGGAGCTGATAAAATCAAAACAAGAACTCATGTTGGTGTGGTACAATGCAAAGACGCTTTTTATGCTCAGCATGCACCTGAAAGTATGGCAGTAGACAAAGAATTATTATATAAATGGGATAGTTATATCAAAGCAGGCTGTTTAGCTTCTGAAATGGAATCCGCTACATTATTTGCAGTAGGTGCAGCTAAAAATGTAAGAACTGGAGCTGCTATGCTTGTTTTACATAATCAGGAAAGAATAAAAAATAATATTAATGACCCAAAAGATTATACTGGAGAAGAAGCAATAGATTTGATAATAGAATCAATTAAAATTTTGATAGAAAAAGATAAAAAATAA
- a CDS encoding ATP-binding protein, with product MKKYLLENKLEDITPLIETLSADVKKYIPNNEMDLFAAALYEVIMNAIEHGNLNILYETKKNWLKKNIYHKKLKELLKTEKAKTTHVEITLQIEEDSIIIAVKDQGLGFKPKQEAKKINSDGFARESGRGIMMIKSYFDEVKFNKKGNVITLTKIIKKE from the coding sequence ATGAAAAAGTATTTACTTGAGAATAAATTAGAAGATATTACTCCGTTGATAGAAACTTTATCCGCTGATGTAAAAAAATACATACCAAATAATGAAATGGATTTATTTGCTGCTGCATTATATGAAGTTATCATGAATGCTATTGAGCATGGAAATCTTAATATCTTATATGAAACTAAAAAAAATTGGCTTAAAAAAAATATTTACCACAAGAAATTAAAAGAACTTCTAAAAACTGAAAAAGCTAAAACAACTCATGTAGAAATAACATTGCAAATAGAAGAAGATAGTATTATTATTGCTGTTAAAGATCAAGGACTTGGATTCAAACCTAAACAGGAAGCAAAAAAAATCAATAGTGACGGATTTGCTCGTGAAAGCGGAAGAGGAATCATGATGATTAAATCGTACTTTGATGAAGTAAAATTTAATAAAAAAGGCAATGTTATAACATTAACAAAAATAATAAAAAAAGAGTAA
- the rpmH gene encoding 50S ribosomal protein L34 yields MKRTYQPSKLRRARKFGFFKRMATKHGRDVLKRRRRKGRYRLTAADE; encoded by the coding sequence ATGAAACGAACTTATCAGCCAAGTAAGTTGCGTCGTGCTAGAAAATTCGGATTTTTTAAACGTATGGCAACTAAACATGGAAGAGATGTTTTAAAACGTAGAAGAAGAAAAGGCAGATATCGCTTAACTGCAGCAGATGAGTAA
- the rnpA gene encoding ribonuclease P protein component encodes MKLYSKERLKHRKDISAFFNNSSSVKRIYNSKYTVLLLENNRSYSRFAVTIKRNKTNSVGRNRVKRIVREIYRTQKDKIPTGYDYFIIVNRFDSYKLPSFDDYKKDLLKLFQKVLHI; translated from the coding sequence TTGAAATTATATAGTAAAGAGCGGTTAAAGCACAGAAAAGACATATCAGCTTTTTTTAATAATAGCAGCAGTGTTAAAAGAATTTATAATTCTAAATACACTGTGCTCTTATTAGAAAATAATCGCTCATATTCTAGGTTTGCTGTAACTATAAAAAGAAACAAAACTAATTCTGTGGGCAGAAATAGGGTTAAGAGAATAGTTAGAGAAATATATAGAACTCAAAAAGATAAAATTCCTACTGGATATGATTATTTTATTATAGTTAATAGGTTTGATAGTTATAAGCTGCCTTCATTTGATGATTATAAAAAAGACTTATTAAAATTATTTCAGAAGGTTTTGCATATATGA
- a CDS encoding nucleoside phosphorylase, translating into MEYNEPKAFYDEEAFKNNLLQYHIKLKKGDVARYVLLPGDPKRVGYIAKFLDNPELKADYREYVTVTGKYKGVDVSVTSTGIGGPSASIAMEELIKVGADTFIRVGTAGGLSLKVKPNDLAIAQAAIKDEGTTKEYIPLEYPAIANTDVMLALRDAAKKINANYHIGVVHSKDCFYGELEPQNSFFREKFENNLKYYTLCGAIASEMECAALFACASLRKVRAGGIMHIVENTMIERMGTHLEYSDNIENMILTALEAIILLNEKDKKAEKK; encoded by the coding sequence ATGGAATATAATGAACCAAAAGCATTCTATGATGAAGAGGCATTTAAAAATAATCTTCTTCAATACCATATAAAATTAAAAAAAGGCGATGTAGCAAGATATGTACTTCTTCCAGGCGATCCTAAAAGAGTGGGATACATTGCAAAATTTTTGGATAATCCTGAATTAAAAGCTGATTACAGAGAATATGTTACTGTAACAGGTAAATATAAAGGAGTAGATGTTTCTGTAACTTCCACAGGTATAGGAGGCCCTTCAGCTTCAATAGCTATGGAAGAACTTATTAAAGTAGGTGCTGATACATTTATAAGAGTTGGAACTGCAGGAGGACTTAGCCTTAAAGTAAAGCCTAATGATTTGGCAATAGCCCAGGCTGCAATAAAAGATGAAGGCACCACAAAAGAATATATACCTCTTGAATATCCTGCTATTGCCAATACTGATGTTATGCTTGCATTAAGAGATGCCGCTAAAAAAATAAATGCTAATTATCATATAGGCGTTGTTCATAGTAAAGATTGTTTCTATGGAGAATTAGAACCTCAGAATTCTTTTTTCAGAGAAAAGTTTGAAAATAATCTTAAATATTATACCTTATGCGGTGCCATAGCTTCAGAGATGGAATGTGCCGCTCTTTTTGCCTGTGCCTCTTTAAGAAAGGTGAGAGCCGGCGGAATAATGCATATAGTAGAAAATACTATGATTGAAAGAATGGGTACTCATTTAGAATATAGCGATAATATAGAAAATATGATATTAACAGCATTAGAAGCTATTATTTTATTAAATGAGAAAGACAAAAAAGCTGAAAAGAAGTAA
- the deoC gene encoding deoxyribose-phosphate aldolase, whose amino-acid sequence MNNLNKLIDHTILRPDATIDDIRKLCIEAKEYGFYSVCVNSAYVNVAYNFLLHSDVKVCSVVGFPLGAMMKEAKAYETKVAVDSGADEIDMVVNVGFLKSKKIDLFERDIKKVRDACHASVLKVIIETCLLTDEEKVLACKIAKECGADFVKTSTGFSTGGATEHDVKLMREAVGKEMGVKASGGIKTYEDALKMIEAGANRLGTSSGIAIVKSSM is encoded by the coding sequence ATGAATAATCTTAATAAATTAATAGACCATACCATTTTAAGACCAGATGCCACAATAGATGATATAAGAAAGCTATGCATAGAAGCTAAAGAATACGGATTTTATTCTGTATGCGTAAATTCAGCCTATGTAAATGTAGCTTACAATTTTCTTTTGCATTCAGATGTAAAGGTATGTTCAGTAGTAGGCTTTCCTTTGGGTGCTATGATGAAAGAGGCAAAAGCTTATGAAACAAAAGTTGCAGTGGATAGCGGAGCTGATGAAATAGATATGGTTGTAAACGTTGGTTTCTTAAAAAGCAAAAAAATAGATCTTTTTGAAAGAGATATAAAAAAAGTAAGAGATGCATGCCATGCCAGTGTATTAAAAGTAATTATAGAAACTTGTCTTCTAACAGATGAAGAAAAAGTATTGGCATGTAAAATAGCTAAAGAATGCGGTGCCGATTTTGTTAAAACTTCAACAGGATTTTCTACAGGCGGAGCAACAGAACATGATGTAAAACTTATGCGTGAGGCTGTAGGAAAAGAAATGGGAGTTAAAGCTTCAGGAGGCATAAAAACTTATGAAGATGCTTTAAAAATGATTGAAGCAGGTGCAAATAGACTAGGAACAAGCAGCGGTATAGCAATAGTAAAATCTTCTATGTAA
- a CDS encoding DegT/DnrJ/EryC1/StrS family aminotransferase, whose translation MKYMNLYRGYEKRKEAIDKKISSIIERSQFVFGAELDELEKELSNYTGAKYAVGVSSGHVGLVLSLLALGFNAGEDHSQKEVIVPAMTFFSTAEAPAFLGMKVRVCDIDEYFNMDVKKLESLINKNTAAIIPVNLFGQCANYDVILDIAKKNNIFVIEDACQSFGASYKNIKSCSGKLGDIAVTSFFPAKPLGCFGDGGMVFTNNEELYKNLKQLRHHGDEGGMIHVKLGTTGRLDNLQAGILLEKFKGFDADMDHRRSAAEYYNEKLKDVVKVPQVAEYTQSVHAQYVIQVEDNRDEVRAKLNELGVPTALYYPHPIHLAPVLVKKLGYKEGDMPVSEYASKHNIALPIDNDILREEQDMVIEAVKKVVNK comes from the coding sequence ATGAAATATATGAACCTTTACAGAGGATACGAAAAGAGAAAAGAAGCTATTGACAAAAAAATATCTTCTATTATAGAAAGAAGTCAATTCGTATTTGGTGCAGAATTAGATGAATTAGAAAAAGAATTGTCAAATTATACAGGAGCTAAATATGCTGTAGGTGTATCATCTGGGCATGTTGGTTTGGTACTCTCTCTTTTGGCATTAGGATTCAATGCTGGTGAGGATCATTCTCAAAAGGAAGTTATAGTTCCTGCTATGACATTCTTCTCAACTGCTGAGGCCCCTGCTTTCTTAGGAATGAAAGTAAGAGTTTGCGATATTGATGAATATTTCAATATGGACGTAAAAAAGCTTGAAAGTTTGATCAATAAAAATACTGCTGCTATTATACCAGTTAATTTATTTGGACAATGTGCTAATTATGATGTTATATTAGATATTGCTAAGAAAAATAATATATTTGTTATAGAAGATGCATGCCAATCATTCGGAGCTAGCTATAAAAATATAAAATCCTGTTCCGGAAAATTAGGCGATATTGCTGTAACATCATTTTTCCCAGCTAAACCATTAGGCTGTTTTGGAGACGGTGGAATGGTGTTTACTAATAATGAAGAATTATATAAAAATCTTAAGCAGCTTCGTCATCATGGTGATGAAGGCGGAATGATCCATGTTAAATTAGGAACTACAGGAAGACTTGATAATTTACAGGCTGGTATTTTGCTTGAGAAATTCAAAGGATTTGATGCTGATATGGATCATAGAAGAAGTGCTGCTGAATACTATAATGAAAAATTAAAAGATGTAGTAAAAGTACCTCAAGTAGCTGAATATACACAAAGCGTACATGCCCAGTATGTTATACAGGTAGAAGATAACAGAGATGAAGTAAGAGCTAAATTAAATGAATTAGGCGTACCAACTGCACTTTATTATCCTCATCCTATACATTTAGCACCTGTATTAGTTAAGAAGTTAGGATACAAAGAAGGTGATATGCCTGTATCAGAATATGCTTCAAAACATAATATAGCTTTGCCTATAGATAATGATATTCTTAGAGAAGAACAGGATATGGTTATAGAGGCTGTCAAAAAGGTAGTTAATAAATAA
- the yidD gene encoding membrane protein insertion efficiency factor YidD: MKKILLFLIFLYQKAISPYLRPSCRYIPSCSEYAKQAVIKYGAIKGSFLAIARVLRCNPLAKKIYDPVP; this comes from the coding sequence ATGAAAAAGATTCTTTTGTTTTTGATTTTTTTGTATCAGAAAGCTATTTCCCCTTATTTAAGGCCTTCCTGCAGATATATACCCTCATGTTCTGAATACGCTAAACAGGCTGTTATTAAGTATGGGGCTATAAAGGGTAGTTTTCTTGCAATTGCCAGAGTACTGAGATGTAACCCGCTAGCAAAAAAAATATATGATCCTGTGCCATAG
- the yidC gene encoding membrane protein insertase YidC gives MSNNKRMVIAIGLSAIIMFLYMFYQAKTMKPVYNSNNVNTNSNSVSNNNTTSENTLLNTAQMQKIEKIENTNAAINNEKILENEYVIATFKNGSLYSYKLKNYYPQDLGPDATNEIIDMVEQVYEGIYPFTVTFQNLSNSIAIPENLDYQLTEESGDKVTYSANAIIDGTEVKIIKTFTFGEDPYQLKNSVSIENIGEKDLSLFYSYFLATGIGPYRTDKNAVREDATKAQYLIKGNGKSKILLTGDIVKDNLFSRLFGFGNSSKGIKTNQMRYAVYEGEDKWVALNNRYFAIISSPAQSNNTVFETMTFSKPSTNEYRNDFHVANLMSKHTIKSGSSITDNYSVFMGPKVRRTFSKYYLEESYESIFQESFLGLNLRPLTYILDVILNALYNITKNYAWAILLFTFLFKLVTFPLNHASYKSMKKMQLVNPKIERIREQYKDYPDKLNAEIMAIYKKEKINPLGGCLPMLLPFPLLIAFFYLMQSMVELRNTPFLWITDLSSPDKLFVFPAGIPILGGFNFNLFPIVMALTSYLSMKLQPSSSAGNSSAATQMKMMTTIFPLMMLLMFYNFASGLALYWTAQNIFGVAQQFITSKLDKSNTNEIVEEEEIKQTGKKKKRKKR, from the coding sequence ATGAGCAATAATAAAAGAATGGTTATAGCTATTGGACTTTCCGCTATAATAATGTTTCTATACATGTTCTATCAGGCTAAAACAATGAAGCCTGTTTATAATTCTAATAATGTAAATACAAATTCAAATTCTGTCAGTAATAATAATACAACTTCTGAAAATACTCTATTAAATACTGCTCAAATGCAAAAAATAGAAAAAATAGAAAATACAAATGCGGCAATTAATAATGAAAAAATTCTTGAAAATGAGTATGTTATAGCAACTTTTAAAAATGGTTCTTTATATTCATATAAATTAAAAAATTATTATCCGCAGGATTTAGGTCCTGATGCTACAAATGAAATTATTGATATGGTGGAACAGGTTTATGAGGGTATTTATCCTTTTACTGTAACATTTCAAAACCTATCAAATTCTATTGCAATACCTGAAAATTTAGATTATCAATTAACAGAAGAAAGCGGAGATAAAGTTACATACTCTGCTAATGCAATTATAGATGGCACAGAAGTAAAAATAATAAAAACTTTTACTTTTGGAGAAGACCCTTATCAGTTAAAAAATTCTGTTAGTATAGAAAATATAGGTGAAAAAGATCTTTCTTTATTCTATTCTTATTTCTTGGCTACAGGTATAGGACCTTACAGAACTGATAAAAATGCAGTAAGAGAAGATGCTACTAAAGCACAATATCTTATAAAAGGAAATGGTAAATCTAAAATCTTATTAACAGGTGATATAGTAAAAGATAATCTTTTCTCAAGATTATTTGGATTTGGTAATTCTTCAAAAGGAATCAAAACTAATCAGATGAGATATGCTGTATATGAAGGTGAGGATAAATGGGTAGCTTTAAATAATAGGTATTTTGCTATTATTTCTTCGCCTGCTCAATCTAATAATACAGTTTTTGAAACTATGACTTTTTCAAAGCCTTCAACTAATGAATATAGAAATGATTTCCATGTAGCAAATTTAATGTCTAAGCATACTATAAAAAGCGGTTCTTCTATTACTGATAATTATTCAGTATTTATGGGACCTAAGGTAAGAAGGACTTTCTCTAAGTATTATTTAGAAGAATCTTATGAATCTATATTCCAAGAATCTTTCTTAGGACTTAATTTAAGACCTTTAACTTATATATTAGATGTTATTCTTAATGCTTTATATAATATTACAAAAAATTATGCTTGGGCTATATTGCTATTTACATTCTTGTTTAAGCTTGTAACTTTTCCGCTCAACCATGCTTCTTATAAATCTATGAAGAAGATGCAATTAGTTAATCCTAAGATAGAGCGTATAAGGGAGCAGTATAAAGATTATCCTGATAAATTGAATGCTGAAATAATGGCTATTTATAAGAAAGAGAAGATTAATCCATTAGGAGGCTGTCTTCCTATGTTATTACCATTCCCATTATTAATAGCATTTTTCTATCTTATGCAGTCTATGGTAGAATTAAGGAACACACCATTTTTATGGATAACAGACCTTTCTTCACCTGATAAGTTATTCGTATTTCCGGCAGGCATACCTATATTAGGAGGGTTTAATTTTAACTTGTTCCCTATAGTGATGGCATTAACTAGTTATTTAAGTATGAAATTGCAGCCTTCATCTTCTGCAGGAAATTCTAGTGCAGCTACACAGATGAAGATGATGACTACTATTTTCCCACTTATGATGCTTCTTATGTTCTATAACTTTGCAAGCGGACTTGCTTTATATTGGACAGCACAGAATATATTTGGAGTTGCTCAGCAGTTTATAACTTCAAAACTTGATAAATCTAATACAAATGAGATAGTTGAAGAAGAAGAAATAAAACAAACTGGAAAAAAGAAAAAAAGAAAAAAAAGATAA
- a CDS encoding ATP-binding protein, producing MSNDKKMKKVKNTKYFRKSPPIQLDTGFVSLERFIAINEYDDGSFSKEYNCDIINRKGRDAVIIVPYTYIDNQIHVLMISNFRPVVYYREKVMTGKNSEEIDEHIMNFLEFPAGMLEEDEINEKNPNQGIKKCAKRELEEETGYDVDLKKINVLGHRYYSSSGIITERINIATCDITGLTPKKEIQTDGSVMEETIESFFVPFEKAMRWCKEGVIKNAGTEIGLHRLYFSILYEHQKNHNLILQKRLHALLNEINSLKKSAEHYNKLIREFKATVSHELRHPFTEIMGYINLLKKNNMPEEKREEFFNIVSRSIKKLYDTNNNLIQIALKDDESSKYVSEFNIEEELNIIIEGYKFIYPKNINIEMNIEKNCTTLIGYHERFRLIMEGIISNAFKFTKSGTISINVRTLDTIEKKELDFSPDLFNYHTMKNIIPNEIEIIVKDTGKGIKPSKLKKVFIPFYQADSRFEREYGGMGIGLSVVKDLLDTMQGTINIDSSEGAGTIVKLRMPFGIPSKN from the coding sequence ATGTCTAATGATAAAAAAATGAAAAAAGTAAAAAACACTAAATATTTCCGTAAATCTCCTCCTATACAGCTAGATACTGGATTTGTGAGTTTAGAAAGATTTATCGCTATTAATGAATATGATGATGGTTCTTTTTCTAAAGAATATAACTGTGATATAATTAACAGAAAAGGAAGAGATGCTGTTATTATTGTGCCATATACTTATATAGATAATCAAATACATGTTCTTATGATCAGCAATTTCAGACCTGTTGTTTATTATAGAGAAAAAGTAATGACAGGAAAAAATAGTGAAGAAATTGATGAACATATCATGAATTTTTTAGAGTTTCCTGCTGGAATGCTTGAAGAAGATGAAATTAATGAAAAGAATCCTAATCAGGGAATAAAAAAATGTGCTAAAAGAGAACTTGAAGAAGAAACAGGATACGATGTAGATTTAAAAAAGATAAATGTATTAGGACATAGATATTATAGTTCTTCAGGAATTATAACAGAGAGAATTAATATTGCCACATGCGATATAACAGGATTAACTCCCAAAAAAGAAATTCAAACAGATGGTTCTGTAATGGAAGAAACTATAGAATCTTTTTTCGTGCCGTTTGAGAAGGCTATGAGATGGTGTAAGGAAGGAGTGATAAAAAATGCTGGTACAGAAATAGGACTTCATAGGCTTTATTTTTCAATACTATATGAACATCAAAAGAATCATAATTTAATACTTCAAAAAAGGCTTCATGCTCTGTTAAATGAAATAAATTCTCTCAAAAAAAGTGCTGAACATTACAATAAATTAATAAGAGAATTCAAAGCAACAGTTTCTCATGAATTAAGACATCCGTTTACAGAAATCATGGGATATATTAATCTACTTAAAAAGAATAATATGCCTGAAGAAAAAAGAGAAGAATTCTTTAATATAGTTTCAAGAAGCATTAAAAAACTTTATGATACTAATAACAATCTTATACAGATAGCTTTAAAAGATGATGAAAGTTCTAAATACGTATCCGAATTTAATATAGAAGAAGAACTAAATATTATAATAGAAGGTTATAAATTCATTTACCCTAAAAATATAAATATAGAAATGAATATAGAAAAGAACTGCACAACATTGATAGGATATCATGAAAGATTCAGACTTATAATGGAAGGCATAATATCTAATGCTTTCAAATTTACAAAATCCGGAACTATATCAATAAATGTAAGGACTTTAGATACTATAGAAAAAAAAGAGCTTGATTTCTCACCTGACTTATTCAATTATCATACTATGAAAAATATTATACCAAATGAAATTGAGATAATAGTAAAAGATACTGGAAAGGGAATAAAGCCAAGTAAATTAAAAAAAGTATTCATACCATTTTATCAAGCTGATTCAAGATTTGAAAGAGAATACGGCGGAATGGGTATTGGTTTATCTGTTGTAAAAGATTTGCTTGACACTATGCAAGGAACAATAAATATAGACAGTTCAGAAGGTGCTGGTACTATAGTAAAATTAAGAATGCCTTTTGGTATTCCTAGCAAAAACTAA
- the jag gene encoding RNA-binding cell elongation regulator Jag/EloR: MLVKEFSGKSEKEAVSKALEELNLTEDQVRIEVIDRGKQKILGFGEESPTIIRVYYEEISTNLGEFQSIVSNILKYMGVEAEVTAKEESEKRIYINISTEDSGVLIGKKGATLEALQFIISLIASKKFNDDTERHIILDVDGYRERREETLKHIARQAAQQAKKTRRVVALDPMSPYERRIIHLELQNDNDVETKSDGEPPYRSVKVYSKRKGGYNNKRYNDRGGYNKSYYRNR; the protein is encoded by the coding sequence ATGTTAGTAAAAGAGTTTAGTGGTAAATCAGAAAAGGAAGCCGTTAGTAAGGCACTTGAGGAACTTAATCTTACGGAGGATCAGGTTAGAATTGAGGTAATAGATAGAGGTAAACAAAAGATTTTAGGATTTGGAGAGGAATCTCCTACTATTATAAGAGTTTATTATGAGGAAATTTCTACAAATTTGGGTGAATTTCAATCTATAGTATCTAATATATTAAAATACATGGGTGTTGAGGCTGAGGTTACTGCTAAGGAAGAGAGCGAAAAAAGAATTTATATTAATATTTCTACAGAGGATTCTGGTGTACTAATAGGTAAAAAAGGTGCTACATTGGAGGCTTTACAATTCATCATTTCATTGATAGCTTCTAAAAAATTCAATGATGATACTGAAAGGCATATTATATTAGATGTTGACGGCTACAGAGAAAGACGCGAAGAGACTTTAAAGCATATTGCCCGTCAGGCTGCTCAGCAGGCTAAAAAGACTAGAAGAGTTGTAGCTTTGGATCCTATGTCGCCTTATGAAAGAAGAATCATACACTTAGAACTTCAAAATGATAATGATGTTGAAACTAAGAGTGATGGTGAACCGCCATACAGAAGCGTAAAAGTATATTCAAAAAGAAAAGGCGGTTATAACAATAAGAGATATAATGACAGAGGCGGTTATAATAAATCATATTATAGAAACAGATAA